In Danaus plexippus chromosome 9 unlocalized genomic scaffold, MEX_DaPlex mxdp_26, whole genome shotgun sequence, the following proteins share a genomic window:
- the LOC133320164 gene encoding LOW QUALITY PROTEIN: neurogenic locus notch homolog protein 1-like (The sequence of the model RefSeq protein was modified relative to this genomic sequence to represent the inferred CDS: inserted 3 bases in 3 codons), which yields MCFKRGLCQSLYSRSSMCNKRGVLWRKPSISMSLSCWNDWYPYNKCQAPDCEFNSDCNDDSVCLKGICQHACSADGHNPCANNANCFARNHVAACKCPSALPNGDPLSFCEKTLVLGEPECRYDSDCPSGQACLRDECRDACKELNPCASNARCTVSDSVPFRTLICRCPEGYIPDEXGSCKPAQLPPLSCSSDNDCGDQDSCINRKCRNPCNCGENAECFISNHRPVCSCRNGFDGNPYQECRIVGCRSNSECESHQACINGNCVSPCLLNSTCGPNAECFVERSQPLCRCRSGFEGDAYSGCNVIECRSNGDCPEDKQCKAHKCINPCLSANPCGSNADCLVRNYIAICKCKQGFSGSPYIQCRPQFTADCYVDADCPTKLACLSGKCVNPCTELQPCKNPAQCEVSNTLPVRTMICSCPPGYISSGGGVCRPASPIEEVACELDTDCSTNHACISSVCRNPCDCGPNTDCLIKDHKPVCACKPGFMGEPHTGCYNILCQSDNQCANDETCVNSRCVPACSLEVDMCGKSAECYGIDHRASCRCLIGTVGNPTVACTPIGCRSNSDCPDEKSCINLKCVQPCNITNCNKPAECRVHLHEAYCVCPPGFESTIDGCNKTESICRSDFDCPPAMTCSNKKCVNPCLEGNPCGSNADCNVLETLPVKTVICECKPGYKGNALVNCTPYKQPTTKCEDGEGVNEFGECVPCQASDGHIVDARGRCVCNEERGFIARGEKCEPAGCRADDQCDDTSRCINGKCIPACEAEPCGLHATCEAIGHRSRCTCITGYVGNPRVHCNQSNINYRTDFPLPDMQVHCLAXGVSVSLKIKDFNGVLYVKGYSKDERCRLVVHTVKXQERPVDFTVYFGDCGLVHVNGLASFVLVMQKHPKLVTSNAKAFHIKCIYQTGEQNVTLAFNVSMLTTAGTIANTGPPPTCSMRIVSRTGDEVSSAEIGENLVLQVDVQPSSIYGGFARSCIAKTSEVATNIENEYTVTDEDGCATDAAIFGEWERSEDGSALRAAFNAFKFPSSDNIRFQCNIRVCFGKCQPVNCRGSDAFGKRRKREAIDGDSPLAGQLREEVTVESNQILTLERRDPSRAARQRDGSGDTNTTGGAGDVCVSAAGLAVALALTALLALVAVAAAVACWLVAWRRARPLPAPLPHPPDFPNPLFQR from the exons ATGTGCTTTAAACGGGGCCTGTGTCAGTCCTTGTATAGTAGAAGCTCCATGTGCAATAAGCGCGGAGTGTTATGGCGAAAACCATCGATCTCAATGTCGCTGTCCTGTTGGAACGATTGGTACCCTTACAACAAATGCCAAGCACCTGACTGTGAATTTAATTCAGATTGCAATGATGACAGTGTGTGCCTTAAAGGAATTTGCCAACATGCTTGTTCTGCAGACGGTCATAACCCGTGTGCTAACAATGCTAATTGTTTTGCCAGAAATCATGTTGCAGCGTGTAAATGTCCATCTGCTCTCCCTAATGGTGACCCGTTATCATTCTGTGAAAAGACCTTAGTGCTTGGTGAACCAGAATGTCGATATGACAGCGACTGTCCTAGTGGTCAAGCTTGCCTGAGAGATGAATGTCGAGATGCTTGTAAAGAACTCAACCCATGTGCTAGTAATGCTCGTTGCACAGTTTCTGATAGCGTTCCCTTCCGAACACTGATTTGTCGTTGCCCAGAAGGCTATATACCGGATG AAGGCTCATGTAAACCAGCGCAATTGCCACCTTTAAGTTGCTCTTCAGACAATGATTGCGGCGATCAGGATTCTTGTATTAACAGAAAATGTAGAAATCCATGCAATTGTGGTGAAAATGCAGAATGTTTTATTAGTAATCATAGACCTGTTTGTTCTTGCCGAAATGGTTTTGACGGCAATCCATATCAAGAATGTCGCATAGTTGGATGCCGTTCGAATTCAGAATGTGAATCTCATCAAGCGTGTATTAACGGCAACTGTGTGAGTCCGTGTCTGTTAAATAGTACTTGTGGACCAAACGCAGAATGTTTTGTTGAAAGATCTCAACCACTTTGCCGTTGTCGATCTGGATTTGAAGGTGACGCCTACTCTGGCTGCAATGTTATTGAATGTAGATCAAATGGCGATTGCCCTGAAGATAAACAATGCAAGGCTCATAAATGCATAAACCCCTGCTTATCTGCAAACCCATGCGGAAGTAATGCTGATTGCTTGGTTCGTAATTATATTgctatatgtaaatgtaagcAGGGATTCTCTGGTAGTCCATATATTCAATGCAGACCCCAATTCACTGCAGACTGCTACGTGGATGCCGATTGTCCAACTAAATTAGCTTGTTTATCAGGTAAATGTGTAAATCCCTGTACAGAACTCCAGCCATGTAAAAATCCTGCACAGTGTGAAGTATCAAATACGCTACCAGTTCGTACAATGATTTGTTCTTGTCCACCTGGATATATAAGTAGCGGAGGAGGTGTATGCCGCCCCGCTTCACCAATAGAAGAAGTAGCCTGTGAACTTGATACGGATTGTTCCACAAATCATGCTTGTATATCATCAGTTTGCAGAAACCCATGTGATTGTGGTCCTAATACcgattgtttaataaaagatcACAAGCCTGTCTGCGCCTGCAAACCAGGTTTTATGGGTGAACCTCACACTGGCTGCTATAACATCTTGTGTCAGTCTGATAACCAATGCGCCAATGACGAAACTTGTGTTAACAGTAGATGCGTACCAGCTTGCTCACTGGAAGTAGATATGTGTGGTAAATCTGCAGAATGTTACGGAATTGATCACCGAGCATCGTGCCGTTGCCTAATTGGGACAGTCGGTAATCCAACTGTAGCATGTACACCCATTGGATGTCGCTCCAACTCAGACTGTCCAGATGAAAAATCttgtattaacttaaaatgtgTTCAACCttgtaatattacaaattgtaACAAACCAGCGGAATGTCGAGTACATCTTCATGAAGCTTATTGTGTTTGTCCTCCTGGATTCGAAAGTACCATAGATGGCTGTAACAAAACCGAGTCAATCTGTAGAAGTGACTTTGATTGTCCACCAGCTATGACTTGTTCGAATAAGAAATGTGTCAATCCTTGTTTGGAAGGAAATCCCTGTGGGAGCAATGCAGATTGTAACGTCTTAGAGACTTTACCAGTAAAAACAGTGATATGTGAATGTAAACCTGGTTACAAAGGAAATGCGCTTGTAAATTGTACACCATACAaac agcCTACTACAAAATGTGAAGATGGTGAAGGAGTAAATGAGTTTGGTGAGTGCGTACCTTGCCAGGCGAGTGACGGTCATATAGTAGACGCTCGTGGGAGATGTGTATGTAATGAAGAACGAGGATTCATTGCCCGTGGGGAAAAATGCGAACCCGCTGGCTGCCGTGCTGACGACCAATGCGATGACACCTCGCGATGTATTAACGGCAAATGTATACCTGCATGTGAGGCTGAACCTTGCGGTTTACATGCAACATGCGAAGCCATAGGACACCGCTCGCGCTGCACTTGTATCACTGGTTATGTAGGAAATCCAAGAGTTCATTGTAATCAATCCAACATCAATTACCGTACTGACTTTCCACTACCAGATATGcag GTTCATTGTCTAG ATGGTGTAAGCgtaagtttgaaaataaaggATTTCAACGGAGTCCTATATGTAAAAGGATATAGTAAAGACGAAAGATGTCGCCTGGTTGTGCATACAGTGA ACCAAGAAAGACCAGTTGATTTCACCGTGTATTTTGGGGATTGTGGATTAGTTCACGTCAAC ggTCTTGCAAGCTTCGTGCTAGTTATGCAGAAACATCCTAAACTTGTCACATCAAATGCTAAAGCtttccatataaaatgtatctacCAAACTGGTGAACAAAATGTGACACTTGCCTTCAATGTGTCTATGTTAACAACTGCCGGTACTATAGCTAACACTGGCCCTCCGCCAACTTGTTCGATGAGAATCGTTTCGCGAACGGGCGATGAAGTTAGCTCAGCTGAAATCGGAGAGAACTTAGTACTCCAAGTTGATGTCCAACCTTCGA GTATCTATGGTGGTTTTGCGCGTAGCTGTATCGCAAAAACTAGCGAAGTTGCGACGAACATAGAAAACGAGTACACTGTAACAGACGAAGATGGATGCGCTACAGACGCAGCGATATTCGGCGAATGGGAGCGAAGCGAAGACGGCAGTGCATTACGCGCCGCCTTTAACGCCTTCAAGTTCCCTAGCAGCGACAATATTCGATTCCAATGTAATATACGAGTATGCTTTGGAAAATGTCAACCG GTTAATTGTCGCGGTTCTGACGCTTTCGGCAAGCGTCGAAAGCGAGAAGCGATCGACGGAGATAGCCCTTTGGCGGGTCAACTTCGAGAGGAGGTGACTGTCGAATCTAACCAGATTCTGACGCTTGAAAGACGTGATCCATCTAGGGCAGCTCGACAACGCGATGGTTCAGGAGACACAAATACGACAGGTGGCGCCGGCGATGTGTGTGTTTCAGCGGCTGGGCTGGCCGTGGCGCTTGCATTGACGGCACTCTTGGCTCTCGTAGCGGTAGCAGCAGCTGTTGCGTGCTGGTTGGTAGCGTGGAGACGCGCACGTCCTCTGCCAGCCCCACTGCCTCACCCGCCCGACTTCCCGAACCCATTATTCCAGCGTTAG